A genomic segment from Rhodospirillum centenum SW encodes:
- a CDS encoding class II glutamine amidotransferase has product MCRWLAYGGDPIAMDTLLFRPCNSLIRQSLYAQRAPAPTNGDGFGLGWYGAIEKPGLYRDTMPAWNDANLRSLAEQIRSPLFFAHVRASTGPATARLNCHPFRYGRYLFMHNGQIGGWAEVRQEIERSIRKELYRYREGSTDSEAFFYLLLGNGLAEDPERAFARTVRQVTDIMRAEGVADPFRMTAAVTDGRRIHAVRWSSDGRSPTLFHGNGGRIDCKGSMVEFGDGGGCTIVLSEPLDEDAAHWAEVPEGSFLTAEAGRVTVTPFHPR; this is encoded by the coding sequence ATGTGCCGATGGCTCGCCTACGGGGGCGACCCGATCGCCATGGACACGTTGCTGTTCAGGCCGTGCAACTCCCTGATCCGGCAGAGCCTGTACGCCCAGCGGGCGCCGGCGCCCACGAACGGCGACGGATTCGGTCTGGGCTGGTACGGCGCCATCGAGAAGCCGGGCCTCTACCGCGACACCATGCCGGCCTGGAACGACGCCAACCTGCGCTCCCTGGCCGAGCAGATCCGCTCGCCCCTGTTCTTCGCCCATGTCCGGGCCTCCACCGGCCCGGCGACGGCGCGGCTGAACTGCCATCCGTTCCGCTATGGTCGCTACCTGTTCATGCACAACGGCCAGATCGGCGGCTGGGCCGAGGTGCGGCAGGAGATCGAGCGCAGCATCCGCAAGGAGCTGTACCGCTACCGCGAGGGTTCGACCGACAGCGAGGCGTTCTTCTACCTGCTGCTGGGCAACGGGCTGGCCGAGGACCCGGAACGCGCCTTCGCCCGCACGGTCCGGCAGGTGACGGACATCATGCGGGCGGAGGGCGTGGCGGACCCGTTCCGGATGACCGCCGCCGTGACGGACGGGCGCCGCATCCATGCCGTGCGCTGGTCCAGCGACGGGCGCAGTCCGACGCTGTTCCACGGCAATGGCGGCCGCATCGACTGCAAGGGGTCGATGGTGGAGTTCGGTGACGGCGGCGGCTGTACGATCGTGCTGTCCGAACCGCTGGACGAGGATGCGGCGCACTGGGCCGAGGTGCCGGAAGGGAGCTTCCTCACCGCCGAGGCCGGCCGGGTCACGGTCACTCCCTTTCACCCGCGTTGA
- a CDS encoding TonB-dependent receptor — protein sequence MKNRSRRHTGAALAALALLFPPRPAPAEPSPLDEIVVTATRRPAALRDVPASVSTLDRAAFERQQTRFIGEELRGLPGVVLRTNDQGTYTDLVIRGVPNRVHNDTLVVMMDGVPFVTGDDEGDLEQLPFAAVGRVDLVRGPMSALYGRGAIAGTLNYITREVGTERLAETEAGFGSHGWRQVGALVQTPTLDRGALLLTGEVQRGDGWRDRTDRRQDSLFAKHRLDLAEWGRLSLTATWVDQAQRLAGELPVTADGALVPLPGGRKGNWNEDDAGFYKRMLTGTAILEAEAAPGLSLTTRLHARRSLTSALQGFFNRFEPGDTAVTFTGFRVDNTTRTAFAEQSFDWQHGPLRLLGGASAEQVDSRPVETWSGSFDFADLFYAQRRLILTGRPVDPEDWRSDILLNADARSRAYGAYLQGEWTLGPVTLAGGGRFDRFSRRVQYGPSGSGYGPDPVETVRDADQRVSPKASVTWAVGADLSVYAAYGAGFSPGFGPVWSFRGRDTALAPELADNIEAGIKGALLDGRLVATVTAYRLKRRDLLQLLPVNGTARTVNTGRQRSRGLEVEAQADLSDAVPGLGLDLAYGLTDAVWTENRYLEPDTGRPFDFSGKDVAGVPRHAGRVALTQAIAGLGLEARAWLDLSGDYPYDGANSVRSGGHALWNAALTWTPLPALDLTLTVRNLFDREVNLVVADNDGPYAAYPQPPREIFLSGKVRF from the coding sequence ATGAAGAACCGTTCCCGCCGCCACACAGGCGCGGCCCTCGCCGCCCTTGCCCTGCTCTTCCCGCCCCGTCCCGCGCCGGCCGAGCCGTCGCCGCTGGACGAGATCGTCGTCACCGCGACCCGGCGACCGGCGGCGCTGCGGGACGTGCCGGCCAGCGTCTCCACCCTCGACCGCGCCGCGTTCGAGAGGCAGCAGACCCGTTTCATCGGGGAGGAACTGCGTGGACTGCCGGGCGTCGTGCTGCGCACGAACGACCAGGGCACCTATACCGACCTCGTGATCCGCGGCGTGCCGAACCGCGTCCACAACGACACGCTGGTCGTGATGATGGACGGCGTGCCCTTCGTCACCGGCGATGACGAGGGCGACCTGGAGCAGCTTCCCTTCGCCGCCGTCGGCCGCGTCGATCTGGTCCGCGGCCCGATGTCGGCGCTGTACGGCCGTGGCGCCATCGCGGGCACGCTGAACTACATCACCCGCGAGGTCGGCACGGAGCGGCTGGCCGAGACCGAGGCCGGGTTCGGCAGCCATGGCTGGCGGCAGGTCGGGGCGCTGGTGCAGACGCCCACCCTGGACCGGGGTGCGCTGCTGCTGACCGGGGAGGTGCAGCGCGGCGACGGCTGGCGCGACCGCACCGACCGCCGTCAGGACAGCCTGTTCGCCAAGCACCGGCTGGATCTGGCCGAGTGGGGCCGGCTGTCGCTGACCGCCACCTGGGTGGATCAGGCGCAGCGGCTGGCCGGCGAACTGCCGGTGACGGCGGACGGCGCCCTGGTGCCGCTGCCCGGCGGGCGGAAGGGCAACTGGAACGAGGACGACGCCGGTTTCTACAAGCGCATGCTGACCGGCACCGCGATCCTGGAGGCGGAGGCGGCGCCCGGCCTGTCCCTGACCACCCGGCTGCACGCGCGCCGCAGCCTGACCAGCGCGTTGCAGGGCTTCTTCAACCGCTTCGAGCCCGGCGACACGGCCGTGACCTTCACCGGCTTCCGGGTGGACAACACGACCCGCACAGCTTTCGCGGAACAGTCCTTCGACTGGCAGCACGGGCCGCTGCGGCTGTTGGGCGGGGCAAGCGCCGAACAGGTGGACAGCCGGCCGGTGGAGACCTGGAGCGGCAGCTTCGACTTCGCCGACCTGTTCTACGCCCAGCGCCGCCTGATCCTGACCGGCCGGCCTGTCGATCCGGAGGACTGGCGCAGCGATATCCTGCTGAACGCCGACGCGCGCAGCCGCGCCTACGGCGCCTATCTCCAGGGCGAATGGACGCTGGGTCCCGTGACCCTGGCCGGCGGCGGCCGTTTCGACCGTTTCTCCCGCCGGGTACAGTACGGCCCCAGCGGCAGCGGCTACGGCCCCGATCCGGTGGAGACGGTGCGCGACGCCGACCAGCGGGTCAGCCCCAAGGCGTCCGTCACCTGGGCCGTCGGCGCCGATCTCAGCGTCTATGCCGCCTACGGCGCCGGCTTCTCCCCCGGCTTCGGGCCGGTCTGGTCCTTCCGCGGGCGCGACACCGCCCTGGCGCCGGAACTGGCGGACAACATCGAGGCCGGGATCAAGGGCGCCCTGCTGGACGGGCGACTGGTGGCGACCGTGACCGCCTACCGGCTGAAGCGCCGGGACCTGCTGCAGCTTCTGCCCGTGAACGGCACGGCGCGCACCGTCAACACCGGCCGGCAGCGCAGCCGCGGGCTGGAGGTCGAGGCGCAGGCCGATCTCTCCGATGCGGTGCCGGGGCTGGGTCTGGACCTCGCCTACGGCCTGACGGACGCGGTGTGGACGGAGAACCGCTATCTGGAGCCGGACACCGGCCGGCCCTTCGACTTCAGCGGCAAGGACGTGGCCGGGGTGCCGCGCCATGCCGGCCGGGTGGCGCTGACCCAGGCAATCGCAGGCCTGGGCCTGGAGGCGCGGGCCTGGCTGGACCTGTCCGGCGACTATCCGTATGACGGCGCCAACAGCGTGCGCTCCGGCGGCCATGCCCTGTGGAACGCGGCCCTGACCTGGACGCCGCTGCCGGCACTGGACCTGACGCTGACCGTGCGCAACCTGTTCGACCGGGAGGTCAACCTGGTGGTGGCGGACAATGACGGACCCTATGCCGCCTATCCGCAGCCGCCGCGGGAGATCTTCCTCAGTGGCAAGGTGCGGTTCTGA
- a CDS encoding DUF1491 family protein yields the protein MSERLNTALWVQAHLWRCSAEGIPAYVVRKGEPESGMVVLKLALPGRRAKVFSQSRDLDGRLGWLAGLNGAEVDEHEADEYVARQIRRDPDLWVVEVESRTGEHPFEGHTF from the coding sequence GTGAGCGAACGCCTGAACACCGCCCTCTGGGTCCAGGCCCATCTCTGGCGGTGCAGTGCAGAGGGCATCCCGGCCTACGTGGTCCGCAAGGGCGAACCCGAAAGCGGGATGGTCGTGCTGAAGCTCGCCCTGCCGGGCCGGCGCGCCAAGGTGTTCAGCCAGAGCCGCGACCTGGACGGCCGGCTGGGCTGGCTGGCCGGGCTGAACGGTGCCGAGGTGGACGAGCACGAGGCGGACGAGTACGTCGCCCGCCAGATCAGGCGCGACCCGGACCTCTGGGTGGTCGAGGTGGAGAGCCGCACGGGCGAGCATCCCTTCGAGGGTCACACGTTCTGA
- the surE gene encoding 5'/3'-nucleotidase SurE, with protein MQARSARRFARVLLTNDDGIDAPGMAALARVAQELAEEVWIVAPEHDQSGMSRAISLHDPLRLLGKGERRYAVTGTPGDSVIVGLREVLAATPPDIVISGINRGANLGQEVAYSGTVSAALTAKLLGVPGIAFSQAFRDREQVRWHTAMAMIPRVFEVLDGLGGLPEAVLNVNFPDVEPEEVTGFAFTRQAQGNIVAIDTERRTDTRGIDYRWLSFRRAASEQPEDSDIAALRRCAVSLTPLGFDFTDTAALEALRARA; from the coding sequence ATGCAAGCCCGCTCCGCCCGCCGCTTCGCCCGCGTTCTCCTGACCAACGATGACGGCATCGATGCGCCGGGCATGGCGGCCCTGGCCCGTGTCGCCCAGGAGCTGGCGGAGGAGGTCTGGATCGTGGCGCCGGAGCACGACCAGAGCGGCATGTCCCGTGCCATCAGCCTGCACGACCCGCTGCGCCTGCTGGGGAAGGGGGAGCGCCGCTACGCCGTGACCGGAACGCCGGGCGACAGCGTGATCGTCGGCCTGCGCGAGGTGCTGGCGGCGACCCCGCCCGACATCGTGATCTCCGGCATCAACCGGGGCGCCAATCTGGGCCAGGAGGTCGCCTATTCCGGCACGGTCAGCGCGGCCCTGACCGCGAAGCTGCTGGGCGTGCCCGGCATCGCCTTCAGTCAGGCCTTCCGCGACCGCGAGCAGGTCCGCTGGCACACGGCCATGGCGATGATCCCGCGGGTCTTCGAGGTTCTGGACGGGCTCGGCGGGCTGCCGGAGGCGGTGCTGAACGTGAACTTCCCCGATGTCGAGCCGGAGGAGGTGACGGGATTCGCGTTCACCCGTCAGGCCCAGGGAAACATCGTCGCCATCGACACCGAGCGGCGGACGGACACCCGCGGCATCGACTACCGCTGGCTTTCCTTCCGCCGTGCCGCCAGCGAGCAGCCGGAGGACAGCGACATCGCCGCGCTGCGCCGCTGTGCCGTGTCGCTGACCCCGCTCGGCTTCGACTTCACAGACACCGCGGCACTGGAGGCACTGCGCGCCCGCGCCTGA
- the msrA gene encoding peptide-methionine (S)-S-oxide reductase MsrA — translation MGLFRSPRQNLPTAADALPGRAEPLPVGNIHAVNGHPLKPPFPAGLETAVFGMGCFWGVERKFWQVPGVYSTAAGYAGGPTPNPTYEEVCTGRTGHAEVVLVVYDPATVSYAELLKVFWENHDPTQGMRQGNDVGTQYRSAIYATTPEQLRLAEASRDSYASRLKAQGYGAVTTEIREAPAFYYAEDYHQQYLHKKPWGYCGLGGTGVSCPLPTGVAAD, via the coding sequence ATGGGCCTGTTCAGGTCCCCCAGGCAGAACCTGCCGACCGCCGCCGACGCGCTGCCCGGACGGGCGGAGCCCCTGCCGGTGGGCAACATCCACGCCGTCAACGGCCACCCGCTGAAGCCGCCCTTCCCCGCCGGCCTGGAGACGGCCGTGTTCGGCATGGGCTGTTTCTGGGGCGTGGAACGGAAGTTCTGGCAGGTCCCGGGCGTCTACAGCACGGCCGCGGGCTATGCCGGCGGCCCCACGCCGAACCCGACCTATGAGGAGGTCTGCACCGGCCGCACCGGCCATGCCGAGGTGGTGCTGGTGGTCTACGATCCCGCGACGGTCAGCTACGCCGAACTGCTGAAGGTGTTCTGGGAGAACCACGACCCGACGCAGGGGATGCGCCAGGGCAACGATGTGGGCACGCAGTACCGCTCCGCCATCTACGCCACGACGCCGGAACAGCTCCGGCTGGCGGAGGCGTCCCGCGACAGCTACGCCAGCCGGCTGAAGGCGCAGGGATACGGCGCGGTGACGACGGAAATCCGCGAGGCCCCGGCCTTCTACTATGCCGAGGACTATCACCAGCAGTACCTGCACAAGAAGCCATGGGGCTATTGCGGCCTGGGCGGCACGGGCGTGAGCTGCCCGCTGCCGACCGGCGTGGCCGCCGACTGA
- a CDS encoding DUF6745 domain-containing protein codes for MSDAQNRQEALADWKRRFTWQVPLDRDAAERAIADAYCVSGLRPPERIVWAQGPRDAQAILARIGWRRWWPWGLVAAALLLPLTLSTLPSLPAEREALLSGVPAVVLVLSISALWAHTILLLGTPGPRAAADWKMRALPVVALVVALAALAFYNQGDGVPLSWFLAGFIALPGVVALAMRPPRPSVTVSTRSGRTVRPKLGRAFQHALSEGGARPRSWFPLGEAGERLPDHVRLMAMAAPPSFAAPVIYHALDRLLRNHVAGQEEAGGAGRPRDRLTAFSTLVRHVDCVWAFEHLAVALEPPVEVHLDERGRFHRMDGPAVVWRDGCGLFAVEGRFASDTAILFAPETLSLAQIRDEPDPGVRRALLAQYGPERVMEQAGHMVCRDSYGELWRAEQFDGEPLTMVRVINSTPEPDGSHKVYWLRVPPHTRYPREGVAWTFGLAPAFYAPSVET; via the coding sequence ATGTCCGACGCGCAGAACCGCCAGGAAGCCCTCGCGGACTGGAAGCGACGCTTCACCTGGCAGGTCCCCCTTGACCGCGATGCGGCAGAGAGGGCCATCGCCGACGCCTACTGCGTTTCCGGTCTGCGACCGCCTGAGCGCATCGTGTGGGCCCAGGGTCCGCGGGATGCCCAGGCGATCCTGGCCCGGATCGGGTGGCGCCGGTGGTGGCCCTGGGGACTGGTGGCGGCGGCGCTGCTGCTGCCGCTCACCCTCTCGACACTGCCCTCCCTGCCGGCGGAGAGGGAAGCTCTGCTGTCGGGCGTGCCGGCCGTCGTGCTGGTGCTCAGCATCAGTGCGCTCTGGGCCCATACCATCCTGCTGCTGGGCACGCCCGGCCCGCGCGCCGCCGCCGACTGGAAGATGCGTGCGCTGCCCGTCGTCGCCCTGGTGGTGGCCCTGGCGGCGCTGGCCTTCTACAACCAGGGCGATGGCGTGCCGCTGTCCTGGTTCCTGGCGGGCTTCATCGCCCTGCCTGGGGTCGTCGCCCTGGCGATGCGACCGCCGCGGCCGTCGGTAACGGTATCGACCCGCAGCGGCCGGACGGTCCGCCCGAAACTGGGCCGCGCCTTCCAGCACGCACTGAGCGAGGGGGGCGCCCGGCCGCGCTCCTGGTTTCCCCTGGGCGAGGCGGGGGAACGGCTGCCCGACCATGTGCGGCTGATGGCGATGGCGGCACCGCCCAGCTTCGCTGCTCCGGTCATCTATCATGCGCTGGACCGGCTGCTGCGGAACCATGTGGCCGGACAGGAAGAGGCGGGCGGAGCGGGCAGGCCCCGCGACCGCCTGACTGCCTTCTCCACCCTGGTCCGCCATGTGGACTGCGTCTGGGCGTTCGAACACCTTGCCGTGGCGCTGGAACCGCCGGTCGAGGTGCATCTGGACGAGCGCGGGCGCTTTCACCGGATGGACGGTCCGGCCGTCGTCTGGCGCGACGGCTGCGGTCTGTTCGCTGTTGAAGGGCGCTTCGCCAGTGATACGGCCATCCTTTTCGCCCCGGAGACACTCTCGCTGGCCCAGATCCGGGACGAGCCGGACCCGGGTGTGCGGCGGGCGCTGCTGGCGCAGTACGGGCCGGAGCGCGTGATGGAGCAGGCCGGACACATGGTCTGCCGCGACTCCTACGGAGAGCTGTGGCGGGCGGAGCAGTTCGACGGCGAGCCCCTGACCATGGTCCGGGTCATCAACAGCACGCCCGAACCGGACGGCAGTCACAAGGTCTACTGGCTGCGCGTACCGCCGCACACCCGCTACCCGCGGGAGGGCGTGGCCTGGACCTTCGGGCTGGCGCCGGCCTTCTATGCGCCGTCGGTGGAGACGTGA
- a CDS encoding efflux RND transporter periplasmic adaptor subunit: MLRSFRRVFRALFLLSLLALPTVVAAHEGHDDAPPPTAGPAPVPTLEATGSDVELVAVLKAGHLILYLDRYATNEPVVGADVSVSIDGGAEVRPEALPDGSYLLEAEDLRGPVHELVVTVATGDVSDLLIGSLAVPAEAADADDDHAPVLPGWPLLLAAFAAGAVAAALLAALAGRRRSAALTAVLLLGAVLLASLPAAAHEGHDHGDEGPVQALPDQPRRQPDGSLFVPKRTQRLLGVRTVPAEIVQARRSHSLVGRVIADPNASGRVQASEVGRVEAPEGGLPYVGQRVEAGQVLAYIVPAIAARERGTLSEQMAAIDKEIVVARQQLDRLSRLKGTVAQKEIDDAKAVLAGLQRQKKALSPVLEVREPLRAPVSGIIAAADAVPGQVIDDRDQTVLFEIVDPARLLVEAIAFDPVSAQDIVAATATGDDGAVLKLGLLGTGPARRGQAVPLLFRVEAGGEGEHPGTPVSVQVASSTPVEGIVLPREAVVRGPAGLPVVWEHVSPQRFEPRTVRYRPLDGASVLIEAGLDPGGRIVTQGATLLTQVR; the protein is encoded by the coding sequence ATGCTGCGATCCTTCCGGCGCGTCTTCCGCGCCCTCTTCCTGCTGTCCCTTCTCGCCCTGCCCACCGTCGTTGCGGCCCATGAGGGCCATGACGACGCCCCCCCGCCGACCGCCGGCCCTGCGCCGGTGCCGACCCTGGAGGCAACGGGCAGCGACGTCGAACTCGTCGCCGTGCTCAAGGCCGGCCACCTGATCCTCTATCTCGACCGCTACGCGACCAACGAGCCGGTCGTCGGTGCCGACGTGAGCGTCAGCATCGACGGCGGCGCCGAGGTCCGGCCCGAGGCGCTGCCCGACGGTTCCTACCTGCTGGAGGCCGAGGATCTGCGCGGCCCGGTCCACGAACTGGTGGTGACGGTTGCCACGGGCGATGTCTCCGACCTGCTGATCGGCTCCCTGGCCGTGCCGGCGGAAGCGGCCGATGCCGACGACGACCATGCCCCGGTCCTGCCGGGCTGGCCCCTGCTGCTGGCGGCCTTCGCCGCCGGGGCGGTCGCCGCCGCCCTGCTGGCGGCGCTGGCCGGCCGCCGCCGGTCCGCCGCCCTGACCGCTGTCCTGCTGCTGGGGGCCGTGCTGCTGGCATCCCTCCCGGCCGCCGCGCACGAGGGCCATGACCATGGCGACGAGGGGCCCGTCCAGGCGCTGCCCGACCAGCCGCGGCGGCAGCCCGACGGCAGCCTGTTCGTGCCCAAGCGCACGCAGCGCCTGCTGGGGGTCCGCACGGTGCCGGCGGAGATCGTCCAGGCCCGCCGCAGCCATTCCCTGGTCGGCCGGGTCATCGCCGATCCCAACGCCTCCGGCCGGGTCCAGGCCAGCGAGGTCGGCCGGGTGGAGGCGCCGGAGGGCGGCCTGCCCTATGTCGGCCAGCGCGTCGAGGCCGGGCAGGTCCTGGCCTACATCGTTCCGGCCATCGCGGCGAGGGAGCGCGGCACGCTGAGCGAGCAGATGGCCGCCATCGACAAGGAGATCGTCGTCGCCCGCCAGCAGCTCGACCGTCTCAGCCGCCTGAAGGGCACCGTCGCCCAGAAGGAGATCGACGACGCCAAGGCGGTGCTGGCCGGCCTCCAGCGCCAGAAGAAGGCGCTGTCGCCGGTGCTGGAGGTGCGCGAACCCTTGCGCGCACCCGTCTCCGGCATCATCGCCGCGGCGGACGCCGTGCCGGGTCAGGTCATCGACGACCGCGACCAGACGGTCCTGTTCGAGATCGTCGATCCCGCGCGCCTCCTGGTCGAAGCCATCGCCTTCGATCCCGTGTCGGCGCAGGACATCGTCGCCGCCACCGCCACGGGCGACGATGGTGCGGTGCTGAAGCTCGGGCTGCTCGGCACCGGCCCCGCCCGCCGCGGTCAGGCCGTGCCGCTGCTGTTCCGGGTGGAGGCGGGCGGGGAGGGCGAACATCCCGGCACCCCTGTGAGCGTCCAGGTCGCCAGCTCGACCCCGGTGGAGGGCATCGTGCTGCCGCGCGAGGCGGTGGTGCGCGGTCCGGCCGGTCTGCCCGTCGTCTGGGAGCATGTCTCGCCGCAGCGGTTCGAGCCGCGCACCGTCCGCTACCGTCCGCTGGACGGCGCCAGCGTGCTGATCGAGGCGGGGCTGGACCCCGGTGGCCGCATCGTCACGCAGGGCGCCACCCTGCTGACCCAGGTGCGGTGA